The following proteins are co-located in the Sporolactobacillus pectinivorans genome:
- the pdaA gene encoding delta-lactam-biosynthetic de-N-acetylase: MKKIILAVLLAASGFVWHPDAGSAEDWYFKPAKNNHPATTEPEYEALLKKYDGIYIGNSAGKNIYFTFDNGYEAGYTAKILDTLKKEKVPAAFFITGHYINDQPELVKRMVREGHIIGNHSWGHPDLSKISDEKYEQELQKLKQAYSKLTGKKTMTYLRPPRGTFSERSLKLAKDEGYISVFWSAAYKDWLRDEQHGADYAYDHIMKRIHPGAILLLHTVSRDNAEALPRVIKELKQQGYHFKSLDDLMVERILSPGIW; the protein is encoded by the coding sequence TTGAAAAAAATAATTCTTGCGGTGCTTCTGGCCGCATCCGGATTCGTCTGGCATCCGGATGCGGGCTCAGCGGAAGACTGGTACTTTAAACCGGCAAAAAACAACCATCCGGCAACAACAGAACCGGAATATGAAGCACTGCTTAAAAAATACGATGGAATCTATATTGGAAACTCAGCGGGCAAAAATATTTATTTCACGTTTGATAACGGGTATGAGGCCGGCTATACGGCAAAAATTCTTGATACACTGAAAAAAGAAAAAGTACCGGCAGCCTTTTTTATCACCGGTCACTATATCAATGACCAACCGGAACTTGTCAAAAGAATGGTTCGCGAAGGGCACATCATCGGCAATCATTCCTGGGGACATCCGGATTTGTCGAAAATCAGCGATGAAAAATATGAGCAGGAGCTTCAGAAACTGAAGCAAGCCTACTCGAAACTGACGGGTAAAAAAACAATGACTTACCTGCGTCCGCCGCGTGGTACGTTTAGCGAGCGTTCGCTAAAGCTGGCCAAAGATGAAGGATATATCAGCGTTTTCTGGTCGGCCGCCTACAAGGACTGGCTACGTGATGAGCAACATGGTGCAGACTATGCGTATGATCATATCATGAAACGGATTCATCCCGGAGCCATTTTACTGCTTCATACAGTTTCACGCGATAATGCAGAGGCACTTCCCCGCGTCATCAAAGAACTGAAA
- a CDS encoding SE1561 family protein encodes MGRATDSKSDQVAYLKNRIRLLSYMINALESDSAGPEDLNKLLGMLDDLEIKVKRFCDDWEEGLGTK; translated from the coding sequence ATGGGAAGAGCAACAGACTCAAAATCCGATCAGGTGGCCTATCTGAAAAACAGAATCAGACTGCTTTCTTACATGATAAATGCACTGGAATCAGATTCTGCGGGACCGGAGGATTTAAACAAGCTGCTTGGTATGCTGGATGACCTTGAAATCAAAGTCAAACGTTTTTGCGATGACTGGGAGGAAGGATTGGGCACCAAATAA